A single Leptolyngbya ohadii IS1 DNA region contains:
- the mreC gene encoding rod shape-determining protein MreC: MYAIRRWWDKNGVRVGLLLLAIGGVWLIRQTQGAMLFELYRALSSPFTPQEAPVDPLADARTRELQQQIVELQSQNQQLQELLGYVQKGSGSGVVAPVIGRSADHWWQQITIGRGSRDGVKAGSIVSGEGGVIGRVVQVTPNTSRVLLISDPTSQVGVVVSRSRSMGYVRGQSANRVVMEFFDKVPDVRPGDVVATSAYSQLFPPGLPLGVVESVNLNKSPAPEAVVALSAPVSHLEWVTITPNPKAELEGGTSEPQSQGEDTNTTAQAGGQRF; this comes from the coding sequence ATGTACGCAATTCGTCGCTGGTGGGACAAAAATGGAGTCAGAGTAGGTCTACTGCTGCTGGCGATCGGCGGAGTCTGGTTAATCCGCCAAACTCAGGGAGCAATGCTGTTTGAACTGTATCGCGCCCTGTCATCTCCATTTACGCCTCAGGAAGCCCCTGTCGACCCGCTAGCGGATGCCCGCACAAGAGAGCTTCAGCAGCAGATTGTCGAACTCCAGAGCCAGAATCAGCAGTTGCAGGAACTCCTGGGCTATGTACAAAAGGGCAGCGGCTCAGGTGTTGTGGCTCCGGTCATTGGGCGAAGCGCAGACCACTGGTGGCAGCAGATTACGATCGGACGGGGTAGCCGGGATGGGGTGAAGGCTGGCTCAATTGTTTCTGGCGAAGGCGGTGTGATTGGACGAGTTGTTCAGGTCACGCCGAATACCAGCCGCGTTTTGCTGATTAGTGATCCGACCAGTCAGGTGGGTGTGGTGGTGAGCCGATCGCGCAGCATGGGCTATGTACGCGGTCAGTCTGCCAATCGCGTCGTGATGGAATTTTTTGATAAGGTGCCGGATGTGCGTCCGGGGGACGTGGTAGCAACGTCTGCCTACAGCCAGCTTTTTCCTCCAGGGCTACCGCTGGGCGTGGTGGAATCGGTGAATCTGAACAAGAGCCCCGCGCCGGAGGCAGTGGTTGCGCTGTCTGCGCCCGTCAGCCATCTCGAATGGGTCACAATTACGCCGAATCCGAAGGCGGAGCTTGAAGGGGGGACTTCAGAACCACAAAGCCAGGGTGAGGATACTAACACAACTGCTCAGGCAGGGGGGCAACGCTTTTGA
- the mreD gene encoding rod shape-determining protein MreD, giving the protein MTLDILRWHPYARQTLNWAVTAFSVLVCLLILPTRLPGMELLSVGPNWLLIWVVAWSVKRTAFQGALAGLLLGMLQDAMTSPEPSHALSLAIVGFLTARLQKQRYVQEEFISIALIVFGMAVVAETITALQFTWIGFTQSHLPNRTLAEIWTYHQRIALSSAILSSLWAPAIYYPLNRWWEWMQSFEQPSN; this is encoded by the coding sequence TTGACCCTGGATATATTGCGATGGCATCCCTATGCTCGTCAAACTCTAAATTGGGCTGTCACGGCGTTCTCGGTGCTGGTTTGTCTGCTAATTCTGCCAACTCGTTTGCCGGGAATGGAGCTATTGTCGGTAGGTCCTAACTGGCTGCTAATCTGGGTGGTGGCGTGGAGTGTGAAGCGAACGGCGTTCCAGGGTGCCCTGGCGGGACTGCTGCTGGGAATGCTTCAGGACGCCATGACTTCTCCGGAGCCGAGCCATGCCCTGAGTTTGGCGATCGTCGGATTTCTTACCGCCCGTTTGCAGAAGCAGCGCTATGTTCAGGAGGAATTTATTTCGATCGCCCTGATTGTCTTTGGCATGGCAGTGGTGGCGGAAACAATTACGGCGTTGCAGTTTACCTGGATTGGCTTCACCCAGTCCCATTTACCCAACCGCACTCTGGCGGAAATCTGGACGTATCATCAGCGAATTGCCCTGAGTTCTGCGATTCTCAGCAGTTTGTGGGCACCTGCCATTTACTATCCGCTGAACCGCTGGTGGGAATGGATGCAGAGTTTTGAACAGCCTTCTAATTAG
- a CDS encoding RecQ family ATP-dependent DNA helicase, which yields MVTSPPSQWQQARSILQQVWGYADFRSPQAEIIQTLLNGKDALIVMPTGGGKSICFQLPALMRPGLTLVVSPLVALMENQVQELRQRRVPAALLHSELSSRERRQILWAIDQQKLYLLYLSPETLLSQTIWKHLCQPHIVIRSLILDEAHCLNQWGDSFRPAYRRLGTVRPALLRHKPPGTRIAIAAFTATADPQAQDTIAQVLQLHQPQKFLQNPYRSNLHLSVKIAWSPRDRQQQILRYVRRRTGQKSGQAGLIYVRSRRDAESLAGWLTEQGYPTAAYHAGLGAVERRSIEQDWMDDRIPFTVCTSAFGMGVNKPDVRWVIHLHAPMLLSEYLQEVGRAGRDGKPSEALTLISEPTGILDPTDRQRQHFFQTQFRKQQQVAQSLIHQIPRQGNLEEISQQFKQSETALALLHSAGQLEWQDPFHYVMRSSQSQGALPSQSMHQSTDLAQPMRQYLNTRTCRWQFLLRSFGFPAEADRLNRNGKGCGHCDRCRQATV from the coding sequence ATGGTCACTTCCCCTCCCTCCCAGTGGCAGCAGGCTCGATCGATCCTTCAGCAGGTTTGGGGCTACGCAGACTTTCGCTCGCCCCAGGCAGAAATTATTCAGACGCTTCTGAACGGCAAAGACGCCCTGATCGTGATGCCCACCGGAGGCGGTAAATCAATCTGCTTTCAGTTGCCTGCCCTGATGCGTCCCGGTTTAACCCTGGTGGTCTCGCCGCTGGTGGCGCTGATGGAAAATCAGGTGCAGGAATTGCGTCAGCGTCGGGTGCCCGCTGCTCTGCTGCACAGTGAGCTATCGAGCCGAGAACGCCGCCAAATTCTCTGGGCGATCGATCAGCAAAAGCTGTATCTGCTTTACCTGTCACCCGAAACGCTGCTGAGCCAAACGATCTGGAAGCATCTGTGCCAGCCCCATATTGTCATTCGCAGCCTCATCCTCGACGAGGCACACTGTTTAAATCAGTGGGGTGATAGCTTTCGTCCTGCCTACCGTCGGCTAGGAACCGTGCGCCCAGCCCTCCTCAGGCACAAGCCCCCCGGAACTCGCATTGCGATCGCCGCCTTTACCGCCACTGCCGATCCCCAGGCACAAGACACGATCGCCCAGGTGCTTCAGCTGCATCAGCCGCAAAAGTTTCTCCAAAATCCCTATCGATCGAATCTGCATCTGTCCGTCAAAATTGCCTGGTCGCCCCGCGATCGCCAGCAGCAGATCCTGCGGTATGTTCGTCGGAGAACTGGGCAGAAATCTGGGCAGGCAGGATTGATCTACGTACGGAGTCGTCGCGATGCCGAAAGTCTGGCGGGTTGGCTGACGGAGCAAGGCTATCCCACAGCGGCTTACCATGCAGGACTCGGTGCTGTTGAGCGGCGATCGATCGAGCAAGACTGGATGGACGATCGAATCCCCTTCACCGTTTGTACATCGGCTTTTGGGATGGGCGTGAATAAGCCGGATGTCCGCTGGGTGATCCACCTTCATGCTCCCATGCTGCTTTCTGAATATCTCCAGGAGGTCGGGCGAGCCGGACGGGATGGAAAACCCTCCGAAGCGCTTACGCTGATCAGCGAACCGACAGGAATTCTTGACCCTACCGATCGCCAGAGGCAGCATTTCTTTCAGACGCAGTTCCGCAAACAGCAGCAGGTTGCCCAGAGCCTCATTCATCAGATTCCCCGCCAGGGAAACCTTGAGGAAATCAGTCAACAGTTTAAGCAGAGCGAAACTGCCCTGGCATTGCTCCACAGCGCCGGACAACTTGAATGGCAAGATCCGTTCCACTACGTGATGCGATCGTCCCAATCGCAAGGTGCCCTGCCGTCCCAATCAATGCACCAATCCACCGACTTAGCCCAACCCATGCGCCAGTACCTCAATACCAGAACCTGCCGCTGGCAATTTTTGCTGCGTTCCTTTGGCTTTCCCGCAGAGGCAGATCGGTTAAACAGGAACGGAAAGGGCTGCGGACACTGCGATCGCTGTCGCCAGGCTACGGTTTGA
- a CDS encoding glyoxalase-like domain protein — MLIADYPFVPLIGGLLPALPLDSLLSTQGVMVMLLVAYAGAMWMFLTSAPKVYTVMVSDLELARRFYEGMLELPAADVPLHYYYNYEQTLGTAGIDPLYGSTASLGRPTQTYQYSEGLWYQLRKNTQLHIISGAGLGPKDRQRHVCFDRECLEQLLMRVQSYGVKYKLRREKPLNFLVKDYDGRIIEMAEVSN; from the coding sequence ATGCTAATAGCCGATTACCCCTTTGTGCCCCTGATTGGTGGATTGCTCCCCGCATTGCCCCTGGATAGTCTGCTTTCGACGCAGGGGGTAATGGTGATGCTGTTGGTCGCCTATGCTGGTGCGATGTGGATGTTTCTTACCAGTGCGCCCAAGGTTTACACCGTCATGGTTTCCGATCTGGAACTGGCACGGCGATTCTATGAGGGAATGCTGGAGCTGCCCGCTGCGGATGTGCCGCTGCACTATTACTACAACTACGAGCAAACTCTGGGAACGGCAGGGATCGATCCGCTCTATGGTTCTACCGCCAGCTTGGGCAGACCGACCCAGACCTATCAGTATTCCGAGGGGCTATGGTATCAGCTTCGCAAAAACACCCAGCTGCATATTATTTCCGGGGCAGGGCTGGGACCCAAGGATCGGCAGCGGCATGTCTGCTTCGATCGCGAATGTCTGGAACAGCTTTTAATGCGAGTTCAGTCCTACGGGGTGAAGTACAAGCTTCGTCGAGAAAAGCCGCTCAACTTTCTCGTTAAGGACTACGACGGGCGGATCATTGAGATGGCAGAAGTGTCTAACTGA
- a CDS encoding CAAD domain-containing protein codes for MEPEVKQDAGASEYNAENVNVTISTDDSGTLANYSSTDASSEQWRQIGEKISEFLSDLPDYLTDFFGEYKRPIVTVGLIFGAIVAVKLLLAVLDAINDIPLLSPLFELVGMGYTAWFVYRYLWKASNRQELGRDFNVLKEQVLGKFD; via the coding sequence ATGGAGCCTGAAGTGAAGCAAGACGCTGGAGCCTCAGAGTATAATGCTGAAAACGTCAACGTGACGATTAGCACCGATGACTCGGGCACTCTGGCAAACTATTCGTCTACCGATGCATCCAGTGAACAGTGGCGGCAGATTGGGGAGAAGATTTCGGAATTCCTGTCGGATCTGCCTGACTACCTGACCGATTTCTTCGGGGAATACAAGCGCCCGATCGTAACCGTTGGTTTAATCTTTGGTGCGATCGTTGCAGTGAAGCTACTCCTCGCTGTTCTGGATGCAATTAACGACATCCCCCTGCTTTCTCCTCTGTTTGAGCTAGTGGGCATGGGATACACGGCATGGTTTGTCTATCGCTATCTCTGGAAAGCCTCAAATCGCCAGGAATTGGGCAGAGATTTTAACGTACTAAAAGAGCAAGTCCTGGGCAAGTTTGACTAA
- a CDS encoding (2Fe-2S) ferredoxin domain-containing protein, with product MTHCSTLRSVDFRLEGQFLGFALGDGYKLKYLRLATEDGEQQIKLSKPLRPLLYRSLLPGMRVEVLGNQKWNLEKGIVKRKAYQVTPLITDESAYRTSRESSAEATIGNTMNRGGAITIDKPDETLVQPPISPEAAKAKKQKTCIFVCGKSDCCKKGGKAIIASLQEELSDRGLDQEITVKATGCMKRCKAGPNVVMPDKTRYSKISAKEIPSILTKHFPEA from the coding sequence ATGACTCATTGTTCTACTCTCCGATCGGTTGATTTTCGGCTCGAAGGACAATTTCTGGGATTCGCTCTCGGTGACGGCTACAAGCTCAAGTATTTGCGACTTGCCACAGAAGATGGTGAACAGCAGATCAAGCTCTCCAAACCGCTCCGTCCCCTGCTGTATCGATCGCTCCTGCCGGGAATGCGCGTCGAAGTTCTGGGAAATCAAAAGTGGAATCTTGAAAAGGGCATCGTCAAGCGTAAAGCCTACCAGGTTACACCGCTGATCACCGACGAAAGCGCCTACCGTACTAGCCGAGAATCCAGCGCCGAAGCGACGATCGGTAATACGATGAATCGGGGTGGGGCAATCACGATTGACAAACCTGATGAGACGCTAGTTCAACCGCCTATTTCCCCAGAAGCCGCGAAGGCGAAAAAGCAAAAAACCTGTATTTTTGTCTGCGGTAAATCTGACTGCTGCAAAAAGGGCGGTAAGGCAATTATTGCTTCCCTGCAAGAGGAATTAAGCGATCGGGGACTTGATCAGGAAATTACAGTGAAGGCAACGGGCTGTATGAAGCGCTGCAAGGCAGGTCCTAATGTGGTGATGCCGGACAAAACGCGCTACAGCAAAATTTCAGCCAAAGAGATTCCCAGCATCCTCACCAAACACTTTCCCGAAGCCTAA
- a CDS encoding Asr1405/Asl0597 family protein — MKSAPSQNSVPHPNDGRNQTPNEIAYQADSSQFISVDRSVRWQICHRLQELDIGCDCLADGRMRVSAPTPLALIQVRSVLQQELMPRQVLLKQLERCWQVLG; from the coding sequence ATGAAATCCGCTCCCTCTCAGAATTCAGTCCCCCATCCAAATGATGGTCGGAATCAGACCCCAAACGAGATTGCTTACCAGGCTGATAGCAGCCAGTTCATTTCTGTCGATCGCAGTGTCCGATGGCAGATTTGCCACAGGCTTCAAGAACTCGATATCGGCTGCGACTGTTTAGCCGATGGCAGAATGCGCGTTTCTGCTCCTACTCCCCTTGCACTAATTCAGGTTCGCAGCGTCCTACAGCAGGAACTCATGCCGCGACAGGTACTTCTTAAGCAACTTGAACGGTGCTGGCAGGTTCTTGGTTAG
- a CDS encoding Spx/MgsR family RNA polymerase-binding regulatory protein, with protein sequence MTLTVYGIPNCGTCKKALQWLDTNTIAYEFISTKEHPPSRETIAAWVEALGAKPMRNTSGQSYRALGDEKNDWTDAQWTEAFAKDAMLLKRPLFVQDGQAIAVGFRDAAAIAAKIKR encoded by the coding sequence ATGACGCTTACAGTTTATGGCATTCCGAACTGCGGTACCTGCAAGAAGGCTTTGCAGTGGCTAGATACCAATACGATCGCCTATGAGTTTATCAGCACTAAAGAGCATCCGCCTTCGCGGGAAACGATCGCAGCCTGGGTAGAGGCGCTGGGTGCAAAACCGATGCGGAATACGTCTGGGCAGTCCTACCGGGCGTTAGGGGATGAGAAAAACGATTGGACTGACGCCCAGTGGACGGAGGCGTTTGCCAAGGATGCCATGCTGCTGAAACGCCCGCTGTTTGTACAGGATGGTCAGGCGATCGCCGTTGGATTTCGCGATGCGGCGGCAATTGCAGCCAAAATTAAGCGTTAG
- a CDS encoding AI-2E family transporter — MSDRSLTRLLVSLASLVIIIAGLKAASSLLTPILLSLFIVLVCSPLVAWLRQKRVPNWLAYTIVTLGVIATGLLLIGFLGISVAQLSEALPQYRDSLDAQFALLQQQFDRFGIRQEDIFQLDLIEPGRIIQLTLSFFRGLLGTLSNTGLTLFIFIYMLVGASSFSRKLKRGLGNENPMLGRFTAFSRSISVYLLIKSWLGAMAAIGQTILLLFLGVDFAVLWGVLSFLFNFIPNIGYVIALIPPIIVTFLEFGLVKAIIVFIGYAVINNFFDMVIGPRYLGRGLDLSTLTTFLAVILWTWILGPIGAFLALPLTVLIKKLALEAFPDGQILATLLGADEEEETIDEKLR; from the coding sequence ATGTCCGATCGCTCCCTCACTCGTCTACTAGTCAGTTTAGCGAGCCTGGTAATTATCATCGCGGGCTTAAAAGCAGCCTCCAGTCTACTCACTCCAATCCTGCTGTCGCTCTTTATTGTTTTAGTTTGCTCACCGCTTGTCGCCTGGCTGCGACAGAAACGAGTACCCAACTGGCTGGCTTATACAATCGTCACCTTAGGAGTGATCGCCACTGGACTTTTGCTCATCGGCTTTCTTGGCATTTCGGTGGCTCAGCTTTCCGAAGCGTTGCCCCAATACCGCGACTCGCTGGACGCCCAGTTCGCCCTATTGCAACAGCAGTTCGATCGCTTTGGCATTCGGCAGGAAGATATTTTTCAGCTCGATCTCATCGAACCAGGGAGAATTATCCAGTTAACCCTCAGCTTTTTTCGCGGACTGCTCGGCACCCTCAGCAATACCGGCTTAACCCTATTCATCTTCATCTATATGCTGGTGGGAGCATCCAGTTTTTCGCGCAAGCTGAAGCGGGGCTTGGGCAACGAGAATCCTATGCTGGGACGGTTTACCGCCTTTAGCCGCAGTATCAGCGTTTATCTGCTGATTAAAAGCTGGCTTGGAGCAATGGCAGCGATCGGACAAACCATTCTGCTGCTGTTCCTGGGCGTTGATTTTGCAGTGCTGTGGGGTGTCCTGTCGTTTTTGTTCAACTTCATTCCCAATATTGGTTACGTAATCGCCCTGATCCCGCCGATTATTGTCACCTTCCTGGAATTTGGTTTGGTGAAGGCAATCATTGTGTTTATCGGATATGCCGTGATCAACAATTTTTTCGATATGGTGATTGGTCCACGCTATTTGGGGCGAGGACTGGATTTATCCACCCTCACCACGTTTCTAGCAGTGATCCTGTGGACGTGGATTCTGGGTCCGATCGGCGCATTCCTGGCGTTGCCGCTCACCGTCCTGATCAAAAAACTTGCCCTCGAAGCCTTCCCCGATGGCCAAATCCTGGCAACGCTGCTTGGTGCAGATGAGGAGGAAGAGACGATCGATGAAAAGCTACGCTAA
- a CDS encoding proline--tRNA ligase, which translates to MRLSQMLFVTLREDPAEAEIPSHKLLVRAGYIRRIGSGIYAYLPMMWRVLQKVSQIVREEMNTAGAEETLLPQLQPSELWKESGRWDTYTQAEGIMFAFPDRQKREVALGPTHEEVITAIARDMIRSYRQLPINLYQIQTKFRDEIRPRFGLMRGREFIMKDAYSFDVDEAGMKEAYGKMHDAYHRILTRCGLKFRAVDADSGAIGGSGSQEFMVLADAGEDEVLYTEDGQYAANVEKAISLPPDAEPSPFDAFEKRDTPNTPTIESLANFLKCSPTAIVKNVLYQVVYDNGKTVLVLVSIRGDQDVNEVKLQNELVKLAGQYGGKTVIGLSVPSAEEQQKWAAKSLPLGYMAPDLSDDYIKGSKDLEPKFLRMVDKTAVDLKFFVTGSNETDRHVVGANWGSEFKLPALQVDVRKATAGDRAIHNPSQVLESARGIEIGHIFQLGTKYSKAMGATFTNEQGEEMPFVMGCYGIGVSRLAQSAVEQSYDKDGIIWPVAIAPYQAIVVIPNVKDTDQVSAANVIYTELIRAGVEAMLDDRDERPGVKFKDAELIGIPYRIVTGRSLAQGKVEVVKRATKESQEISIHEVVPTIKRWIEEAIKG; encoded by the coding sequence ATGCGACTGTCTCAAATGCTGTTTGTCACCCTGCGGGAAGATCCGGCGGAGGCAGAAATTCCTAGCCACAAACTTCTGGTGCGGGCGGGCTATATTCGGCGAATTGGCAGCGGCATCTATGCGTATCTGCCCATGATGTGGCGTGTGCTGCAAAAGGTTTCCCAGATTGTGCGCGAAGAAATGAATACGGCTGGGGCGGAGGAGACGCTGTTGCCCCAACTTCAGCCCTCGGAACTGTGGAAGGAGTCGGGACGGTGGGATACCTATACCCAGGCGGAAGGGATTATGTTTGCCTTTCCCGATCGTCAAAAGCGCGAGGTGGCACTGGGTCCGACCCACGAAGAAGTGATTACGGCGATCGCCCGCGATATGATTCGCTCCTACCGTCAGTTGCCGATTAACCTGTACCAGATTCAGACGAAGTTCCGGGATGAGATTCGTCCCCGGTTTGGCTTGATGCGCGGCAGGGAATTCATCATGAAGGATGCCTACTCGTTCGATGTGGATGAGGCAGGTATGAAGGAGGCTTACGGCAAAATGCACGATGCCTATCACCGGATTCTCACCCGCTGCGGACTCAAGTTTCGGGCAGTCGATGCGGATTCGGGGGCGATCGGCGGTTCCGGTTCCCAGGAATTCATGGTGCTGGCGGATGCAGGCGAGGACGAGGTGCTGTACACGGAAGACGGTCAGTACGCTGCCAACGTCGAAAAAGCGATTTCCCTGCCGCCCGATGCAGAGCCTTCGCCCTTCGATGCGTTTGAAAAGCGGGATACGCCGAATACACCCACGATCGAAAGTTTGGCGAATTTCCTCAAGTGCTCTCCCACGGCGATCGTTAAAAATGTGCTGTATCAGGTGGTCTACGACAACGGGAAGACCGTGCTGGTGCTGGTGAGCATTCGGGGCGATCAGGATGTAAACGAGGTAAAGCTGCAAAACGAGCTGGTGAAACTGGCGGGACAGTACGGCGGCAAAACGGTGATTGGGCTGTCGGTTCCTTCAGCAGAGGAGCAGCAAAAGTGGGCGGCAAAGTCCCTACCGCTAGGCTACATGGCACCCGACCTAAGCGATGACTACATTAAGGGCAGCAAGGATCTGGAGCCGAAGTTCCTGCGAATGGTGGATAAAACTGCTGTCGATCTGAAATTCTTTGTCACGGGTTCCAACGAAACCGATCGCCATGTCGTCGGCGCAAACTGGGGCAGCGAGTTCAAGCTACCGGCGCTTCAGGTGGATGTCCGAAAGGCAACGGCAGGCGATCGCGCTATTCACAATCCGAGTCAAGTGCTGGAGAGTGCCAGAGGCATTGAAATCGGGCATATTTTCCAGTTGGGCACCAAGTACTCGAAGGCAATGGGCGCAACCTTCACCAACGAACAGGGCGAGGAAATGCCCTTTGTGATGGGCTGCTATGGGATTGGCGTTTCGCGTCTGGCACAGTCCGCCGTCGAACAGTCCTACGATAAGGACGGCATCATCTGGCCCGTTGCCATTGCCCCCTATCAGGCGATCGTTGTGATTCCAAACGTCAAGGACACTGATCAGGTTTCAGCGGCAAACGTCATTTACACCGAGCTAATACGGGCAGGCGTTGAGGCGATGCTGGACGATCGGGATGAGCGACCGGGCGTAAAGTTCAAGGATGCAGAACTCATTGGCATTCCTTACCGAATTGTCACGGGACGATCGCTGGCACAGGGTAAAGTCGAAGTCGTGAAGCGAGCCACCAAGGAATCGCAGGAAATCTCGATTCACGAGGTTGTCCCGACGATTAAGCGGTGGATTGAAGAGGCGATTAAAGGATAG
- a CDS encoding DUF3146 family protein, with protein MSAKRLPQTTAYVRITHQSWQQGKIEGEVRASEYEWHFQWRFRQGILSVEPSLGRALIKEPLSRFLEQSDYQLEPGGDYSFTIRADI; from the coding sequence GTGAGTGCGAAGCGTCTGCCCCAAACTACCGCCTATGTGCGAATCACGCATCAGTCCTGGCAGCAGGGCAAGATTGAAGGCGAAGTCAGAGCCAGCGAGTATGAGTGGCATTTTCAGTGGCGGTTTCGGCAGGGCATTCTGTCGGTCGAACCCTCTCTGGGGCGGGCATTAATTAAAGAACCGCTGAGCCGATTCCTGGAACAAAGTGACTATCAGCTTGAGCCGGGGGGAGATTATTCGTTTACGATTCGGGCTGATATTTAA
- a CDS encoding DUF2358 domain-containing protein: protein MDILEILRADYDRFPQDQTYEIYAEDVYFKDPLNQFRGRDRYRQMIGFIQTWFRQPKLDLHQIQRNGNQIRTDWTLSWITPLPWQPRIAIEGWSELEVNDQELIVSHIDYWHCSIWNVVKQHLKPIH from the coding sequence ATGGACATTCTAGAAATTCTGCGAGCCGACTACGATCGCTTCCCCCAGGATCAAACCTACGAGATTTACGCGGAAGATGTCTACTTTAAAGACCCGCTGAACCAGTTTCGAGGACGCGATCGCTATCGTCAGATGATTGGTTTTATCCAGACCTGGTTTCGCCAGCCCAAACTCGACCTGCATCAGATTCAGCGAAACGGCAACCAGATTCGCACTGACTGGACGCTAAGCTGGATAACGCCCCTGCCCTGGCAACCTCGAATTGCGATCGAAGGCTGGAGCGAACTGGAGGTGAATGACCAGGAACTCATCGTCTCCCATATCGACTACTGGCACTGCTCAATCTGGAACGTGGTGAAACAGCATTTAAAACCGATACATTAG